In one Grus americana isolate bGruAme1 chromosome 1, bGruAme1.mat, whole genome shotgun sequence genomic region, the following are encoded:
- the C1H13orf42 gene encoding uncharacterized protein C13orf42 homolog, whose amino-acid sequence MFKKIHSIFHPNSHRSNVTDDIPYCDGTGFAVRLIRSTSMYVLGGEQEEVSEPLKKCKSTTSIDSCFQPKEEDRDWMYSKTQDCLKYLQDLLALRKKYLDNINNLKSMHMAADSPMSTKSSKTGKKSFLPLPSKESSKAAMERKGPQSSLDVREAIAFFDSVIADLDSERWRKVPDVDLPNVDVDFDVATSTSEHSLHSNWILRAPRRYSQDTAQTAKAANQSQRNSQRRTTGSRKRLERHPMYLPKAVEGAYSTLKFKPKTRKKEY is encoded by the exons ATGTTCAAAAAGATCCATTCCATATTTCACCCCAACTCCCACCGAAGCAATGTGACAGATGACATCCCTTACTGTGATGGCACAGGTTTTGCGGTGAGATTGATCCGCAGCACTTCTATGTACGTCCTTGGAGGTGAGCAGGAAGAAGTTAGTGAACCactaaaaaaatgcaaaagtacAACCAGCATTGACTCTTGCTTCCAGCCAAAAGAGGAAGACAGAGACTGGATGTACTCTAAGACTCAGGACTGCTTGAAGTACTTACAGGATCTGTTAgccttgaggaaaaaatatcttgacAACATCAATAACTTGAAATCAATGCATATGGCTGCAGATTCCCCAATGTCTACAAAATCATCCAAAACTGGAAAGAAGTCATTTCTTCCACTTCCTTCCAAAGAGTCTTCTAAG GCAGCCATGGAGAGAAAAGGCCCACAGTCCAGTTTGGATGTAAGAGAAGCAATAGCTTTCTTTGACTCAGTTATTGCAGACCTGGATTCAGAGAGATGGCGAAAAGTTCCTGACGTGGATCTGCCAAATGTGGATGTTGATTTTGATG TTGCTACCAGCACAAGCGAACACAGTTTACATTCAAACTGGATCCTTCGTGCTCCCCGTAGATACTCACAAGATACTGCCCAAACAGCAAAGGCTGCAAACCAGTCTCAAAGAAACAGCCAGCGGAGAACCACTGGGTCTAGGAAGAGGTTGGAAAGACATCCCATGTACTTGCCCAAAGCTGTGGAAGGGGCATACAGCACTTTAAAATTTAAGCCCAAAACACGTAAGAAAGAATATTGA